A single window of Caldalkalibacillus uzonensis DNA harbors:
- the hag gene encoding flagellin Hag — protein sequence MIINNNIPALNTHRMLTNNNLAAQKAMEKLSSGLRINRAGDDAAGLAISEKMRAQIRGLNQATRNAQDGISLIQTAEGALNETHSILQRMRELTVQAANETNTEDDRAALQAEMDELIKEIDRIAQQTEFNTETLLDGQGGHSGDGSFVFQIGANESQTITLQINDMQAAALGVDIVDISSGAADFDAALTAIDGAIKSVSDERANLGAIQNRLEHTINNLGTAAENLQAAESRIRDADMAREIMEFTRANILSQASQAMLAQSNQLPQSVLQLLG from the coding sequence ATGATTATCAACAACAATATTCCTGCGTTAAACACGCACCGCATGCTGACAAACAACAACTTGGCTGCTCAAAAGGCCATGGAAAAATTGTCGTCCGGTTTGCGTATTAACCGTGCCGGAGACGATGCAGCTGGTTTGGCCATCTCTGAAAAAATGCGCGCTCAAATCCGTGGTTTGAACCAAGCGACTCGTAATGCTCAAGATGGAATTTCTTTGATTCAAACGGCTGAGGGTGCACTTAACGAAACGCACAGTATTCTACAAAGAATGAGAGAATTAACTGTACAAGCAGCGAACGAAACTAATACAGAAGATGATCGAGCTGCTCTTCAAGCAGAGATGGATGAATTAATCAAAGAGATTGATAGAATTGCTCAACAAACTGAATTCAATACTGAAACATTACTTGATGGACAAGGTGGACATAGCGGAGACGGTTCCTTTGTATTCCAAATCGGAGCTAATGAGTCGCAAACAATAACATTGCAAATTAACGACATGCAAGCAGCAGCACTAGGTGTAGATATTGTTGACATTAGTTCTGGAGCTGCTGATTTCGATGCTGCACTTACAGCCATTGATGGAGCTATTAAATCCGTTTCCGATGAAAGAGCAAACCTAGGGGCAATTCAAAACCGCTTAGAACACACAATTAACAACCTTGGTACAGCTGCTGAAAACTTGCAAGCAGCTGAATCACGAATTAGGGATGCTGATATGGCCCGCGAAATCATGGAATTTACTCGTGCAAACATCCTGTCTCAAGCATCTCAAGCGATGTTGGCTCAATCAAATCAACTGCCCCAGTCTGTGTTGCAACTTTTGGGGTAG
- a CDS encoding anti-sigma-I factor RsgI family protein, which translates to MNRKQIKGIVVKVTDTHTVILCEDGTFKNIHRATTDPVPLLGQPFSYTEKRRSSFRWIPLAAVVAVLLLAVVAYSLLPFGLHQPAYIVAVDINPSMEIYATQDLEVVDVHPLNDDAEQIVHELDWQGQSVLHMIQQVVEVSIEKRYLHAQEEALVTVSVINEQDETFSADDLDITSEIESIVKLLFEEHHLTGMVSVMEATPAIYEEAKQLNLSVNQYRVYEQLLAKGLVQHPDQIRDKSVAELIWMEKERYEKDVHNKDIQHQNQKRKNQQPPDKKSGQFPSRPDQDQIRPDVPAHDIRDKQESLPSGPKDRLKEQSPSPGQDNGSSRSPAPVQNQPPKAEPKNESSNQGKQENNRSDQREQRVQHVPEKPDKNDQSPPPKEPKEEMPDEGQDNNRPSTPELNKTE; encoded by the coding sequence ATGAACCGAAAACAAATAAAAGGCATTGTAGTGAAGGTAACGGATACCCATACGGTGATCCTGTGTGAGGATGGGACGTTTAAAAATATCCACCGTGCAACCACAGATCCTGTTCCTTTATTGGGGCAGCCTTTCTCATATACGGAAAAACGGCGCTCATCTTTCAGATGGATCCCCCTCGCCGCTGTTGTTGCAGTGCTATTGTTGGCCGTTGTGGCCTATAGCCTGCTCCCCTTTGGTTTGCACCAACCGGCCTATATTGTCGCCGTTGATATTAACCCCAGTATGGAGATATATGCCACACAGGATTTAGAAGTGGTTGATGTTCATCCTTTGAACGACGATGCAGAACAGATCGTACATGAATTGGATTGGCAAGGGCAATCAGTCCTCCATATGATTCAGCAAGTAGTTGAGGTGTCGATTGAAAAAAGATATCTTCATGCCCAGGAAGAGGCACTGGTAACAGTGAGTGTTATAAACGAACAAGACGAGACCTTTTCAGCAGATGATCTTGATATCACCAGTGAAATAGAATCTATTGTGAAATTGCTGTTTGAAGAACATCACCTAACCGGAATGGTATCTGTCATGGAAGCAACTCCTGCTATTTACGAAGAAGCTAAACAGCTGAACTTGTCTGTTAATCAGTACAGAGTGTATGAACAGTTGTTAGCTAAAGGGCTGGTCCAACATCCTGACCAAATCAGAGACAAGTCGGTGGCTGAACTGATCTGGATGGAAAAAGAGCGCTATGAAAAAGATGTTCATAATAAAGATATACAGCATCAAAATCAAAAACGCAAAAATCAACAACCGCCTGATAAAAAATCTGGCCAGTTTCCAAGCAGGCCTGATCAAGATCAAATCAGACCAGATGTCCCTGCCCACGATATAAGAGATAAACAGGAAAGCTTGCCGTCTGGACCAAAGGACCGGCTCAAAGAACAAAGCCCGTCACCGGGACAGGATAATGGAAGCAGTCGTTCCCCTGCCCCAGTGCAGAATCAACCACCGAAAGCTGAACCGAAGAATGAAAGCAGCAATCAGGGAAAGCAGGAAAACAACAGATCTGATCAAAGGGAACAGCGGGTACAACATGTTCCAGAGAAACCTGATAAAAACGACCAATCCCCTCCGCCCAAGGAACCCAAAGAAGAGATGCCAGACGAAGGGCAAGATAACAACAGACCGTCAACTCCCGAACTAAATAAAACTGAATGA
- the fliS gene encoding flagellar export chaperone FliS: MSVRNPYQTYKHNAVQTASPGELTLMLYNGCLNFIKQARHAMAENNIQDKNTNIQKAQDIIRELMVTLNTDYEVAKSMLRMYDYMLQRLIEANIKNDPAALDEVAEYVTQFRDTWKEVLQLNRQKQYGGGVPHDGKL; encoded by the coding sequence TTGTCTGTCCGCAATCCTTACCAAACGTATAAACACAACGCTGTGCAAACGGCATCACCCGGCGAATTAACGCTCATGTTGTACAATGGTTGTCTCAACTTTATCAAGCAAGCCAGGCATGCCATGGCAGAGAACAATATCCAGGACAAAAACACCAACATTCAGAAGGCGCAGGATATTATCCGGGAGCTGATGGTTACCCTGAACACGGATTATGAGGTGGCCAAGTCGATGCTGCGCATGTATGATTACATGCTGCAGCGCCTGATTGAAGCCAATATCAAAAATGATCCTGCCGCCTTGGATGAAGTGGCTGAGTATGTCACTCAGTTTCGTGACACCTGGAAAGAGGTCCTGCAGCTGAACCGGCAAAAACAATATGGTGGAGGCGTACCCCATGATGGAAAACTCTAA
- a CDS encoding chemotaxis protein CheW: MMENSKIVAFRLGTEEYGVPIHQVVSIERMQTPTKIPKVPKHVRGVLDIRQQVIPIADLRTYLMETEGSDGDETRIIVIDVEGRSMGLVVDEAKDVLDIDPDHIQAVDLNGAASESMLGIARHEDRLIILLSLAKLLNELDPAGILQEIQQAAEAGELNLEDEEPQEETSPTSEEEPQAHIEAEQH, translated from the coding sequence ATGATGGAAAACTCTAAAATTGTGGCCTTTCGCTTGGGAACAGAGGAATATGGTGTGCCCATTCACCAAGTGGTTTCCATCGAACGCATGCAAACCCCAACCAAAATACCCAAAGTACCTAAGCATGTACGAGGTGTGCTGGACATTCGCCAGCAGGTGATTCCCATTGCTGATTTGCGTACCTATCTGATGGAAACAGAAGGCAGTGATGGAGATGAGACACGTATTATTGTCATTGATGTAGAGGGCCGCTCCATGGGCCTGGTGGTGGACGAAGCCAAAGATGTGCTGGATATTGACCCGGATCATATTCAAGCGGTAGACTTAAATGGGGCAGCATCAGAAAGCATGCTCGGCATTGCCAGACATGAGGACCGTCTGATTATCCTCTTGAGTTTAGCCAAACTCCTGAATGAATTAGACCCGGCCGGTATCCTCCAGGAAATCCAGCAAGCGGCCGAAGCGGGTGAGCTCAACCTTGAAGATGAAGAGCCCCAGGAGGAAACAAGTCCAACCAGTGAAGAAGAACCACAAGCACACATTGAAGCCGAACAACATTAA
- the secA gene encoding preprotein translocase subunit SecA — protein sequence MLGWLKKWIGDPTEKELKKMYTIVEHINSLEPDIERLSDNELQQKTAQFKARLADGETLDDLLPEAYAVCREAAKRVLNMRHFDVQLLGGIVLHKGEIAEMKTGEGKTLVATLPIYLNALTGKGVHLVTVNEYLAKRDSEQMGKLYNFLGLTVGLNISGLSAEQKKEAYVADITYGTNNEFGFDYLRDNMVLYKEQMVQRPLNFAIVDEVDSILIDEARTPLIISGQAQRSTQYYTAADRFVAGLVKERDYTVDEKARNVMLTDEGVAKAERYFGIDNLYDHANVLINHHINQALKARVIMRRDVDYVVENGEVVIVDEFTGRLMHGRRYSDGLHQAIEAKEGLEIHKESMTLATITFQNYFRMYQKLAGMTGTAKTEEEEFRKIYGLDVYVIPTNKPMIRNDMPDMVYKTEEAKYRAVVREIVERHQKGQPVLVGTVSIEKSELLSAMLKKEGIPHQVLNAKHHEREAEIIAQAGQRGAVTIATNMAGRGTDIMLGEGVAELGGLHIIGTERHESRRIDNQLRGRAGRQGDPGSSQFYLSLEDELMRRFGGENIMGMMNRLGMDEDQPIESRMITRAIEKAQERVEGHNFDIRKWLLQYDDVINQQREIIYKQRREVLERDSLREVVEGMQRSVVERIVTLHTPDSEVPEEWDYQAIIDYANATFFHEGTVTVNDIKMKSREEIINLFMDRIKAIYDQREQEAGAELMREFEKVVVLRAVDTKWMDHIDAMDQLRQGIHLRAYGQTDPLRAYQMEGFEMFQNMIESIEEEVATYILKAHITPNVERQAVAQGESVRPTAVQPGGRTSTQAPGGKKPKREPIRVGEKTGRNEPCPCGSGKKYKHCCGRA from the coding sequence ATGCTCGGATGGTTGAAGAAGTGGATTGGAGATCCCACAGAGAAAGAATTAAAGAAAATGTACACCATTGTTGAGCATATCAACAGTCTTGAACCGGACATAGAGCGCCTATCTGATAACGAACTGCAGCAAAAAACAGCACAATTTAAGGCGCGTCTGGCTGATGGAGAAACCCTCGATGACCTGTTACCCGAGGCCTATGCTGTTTGCCGGGAAGCAGCCAAACGGGTACTGAACATGCGCCACTTTGATGTGCAGCTGTTGGGCGGCATTGTCCTGCATAAAGGGGAAATAGCGGAGATGAAAACCGGGGAAGGGAAAACATTGGTGGCCACCCTCCCCATTTATTTAAATGCTTTGACAGGCAAAGGGGTTCATCTGGTCACGGTCAACGAGTACCTGGCCAAGAGGGACAGTGAGCAGATGGGCAAGCTGTATAACTTTTTGGGCTTAACCGTTGGGCTTAACATTAGCGGCCTGTCAGCTGAGCAAAAGAAGGAAGCGTACGTGGCCGATATCACTTATGGCACCAACAATGAGTTTGGCTTTGATTACTTAAGGGACAACATGGTGCTGTACAAGGAGCAGATGGTGCAGCGGCCGCTCAATTTCGCCATTGTAGACGAGGTGGACAGCATCCTCATTGATGAGGCACGCACACCTCTGATTATTTCGGGCCAGGCTCAGCGCTCTACCCAGTACTACACGGCGGCGGACCGTTTTGTGGCCGGCCTGGTCAAAGAGCGGGACTATACGGTGGATGAGAAGGCGCGCAACGTGATGCTGACCGATGAAGGGGTAGCCAAAGCGGAGCGTTACTTTGGCATTGACAACTTGTATGATCATGCCAATGTGCTGATTAACCACCATATTAATCAGGCCTTAAAAGCACGGGTGATTATGCGCCGTGATGTGGACTATGTGGTGGAAAATGGTGAAGTGGTGATTGTGGATGAGTTTACCGGCCGCTTGATGCACGGCCGCCGCTACAGTGACGGGCTGCATCAGGCCATCGAGGCCAAGGAAGGGCTGGAGATCCACAAGGAAAGCATGACGTTGGCCACGATCACCTTCCAAAACTACTTCCGTATGTATCAGAAGCTGGCTGGCATGACAGGGACCGCCAAAACAGAGGAAGAAGAGTTTCGCAAAATATATGGCCTGGATGTGTATGTGATTCCCACCAACAAACCGATGATCCGTAACGATATGCCCGATATGGTCTATAAAACGGAGGAAGCCAAGTACCGGGCCGTGGTCAGGGAGATCGTGGAGCGGCACCAAAAGGGACAACCTGTCCTGGTGGGCACGGTCTCTATTGAAAAATCAGAATTGCTGTCGGCCATGCTTAAGAAAGAAGGCATCCCTCACCAGGTGCTCAATGCCAAACACCATGAGCGTGAAGCGGAAATCATTGCTCAAGCCGGGCAACGGGGAGCAGTTACCATTGCCACCAATATGGCCGGCCGGGGAACCGATATTATGCTGGGTGAAGGTGTGGCTGAGCTGGGCGGGTTGCATATTATCGGGACGGAGCGGCATGAATCCCGACGCATTGATAACCAGTTGCGCGGTCGTGCCGGACGCCAGGGTGATCCCGGTTCCAGCCAGTTTTATTTGTCACTGGAAGACGAGCTGATGCGCCGTTTTGGCGGGGAAAACATTATGGGCATGATGAACCGGCTGGGCATGGATGAGGATCAGCCCATCGAGAGCCGCATGATTACCCGGGCCATTGAAAAAGCTCAGGAGCGGGTGGAAGGGCACAACTTTGACATCCGCAAATGGTTGCTGCAATACGATGATGTGATTAATCAGCAGCGGGAAATAATTTACAAGCAGCGCCGGGAAGTGCTGGAACGGGACAGCCTGCGCGAAGTGGTAGAGGGTATGCAGAGAAGCGTAGTGGAGCGCATCGTCACCTTGCATACCCCTGACAGTGAAGTGCCTGAAGAGTGGGATTATCAGGCGATTATTGACTATGCCAACGCCACTTTCTTCCATGAAGGCACGGTGACTGTCAATGATATTAAAATGAAATCCCGGGAAGAGATCATCAACCTGTTTATGGACCGGATCAAAGCGATCTATGACCAGCGGGAGCAGGAAGCAGGGGCCGAGCTGATGCGCGAATTTGAAAAAGTGGTTGTTTTGCGTGCGGTGGACACCAAATGGATGGACCACATTGATGCCATGGACCAGCTGCGGCAGGGCATTCACTTGCGGGCCTACGGCCAGACAGATCCGCTCAGGGCCTACCAGATGGAAGGCTTTGAAATGTTCCAGAACATGATTGAGTCCATCGAAGAGGAAGTGGCCACTTACATCCTCAAAGCCCATATTACGCCCAACGTAGAACGTCAGGCTGTGGCCCAGGGTGAATCGGTCCGGCCCACTGCCGTCCAGCCCGGAGGACGTACATCTACACAGGCCCCCGGCGGGAAGAAACCCAAACGAGAGCCGATCCGCGTTGGAGAGAAGACCGGCCGCAATGAGCCTTGTCCCTGTGGCAGCGGCAAAAAGTATAAACATTGTTGCGGAAGGGCTTAA
- the hpf gene encoding ribosome hibernation-promoting factor, HPF/YfiA family translates to MKFNIRGENIEVTPALRDYVEKKVGRLERYFQEDITSDVYVTLKVTRDQHSVEVTIPMPKLLLRAEEKSLDMYASIDLVVEKLERQIRKYKTKVNRKFRQEGSVKQLFHDVNGQADQTQNEVDDSIEIVRTKRFNLKPMDAEEAVLQMDLLGHNFFVFSDAETEKVSVVYKRKDGRYGLIQPE, encoded by the coding sequence ATGAAGTTTAACATTCGTGGCGAAAACATTGAAGTCACTCCAGCTTTGCGTGATTATGTGGAAAAGAAGGTGGGACGCCTGGAGCGGTATTTCCAGGAAGACATTACCTCCGATGTGTATGTCACCTTGAAAGTTACCCGGGATCAGCATAGCGTTGAAGTGACGATTCCGATGCCGAAGCTGCTGCTTCGCGCGGAGGAAAAAAGCCTGGACATGTATGCCTCAATTGATTTGGTTGTAGAAAAATTGGAGCGTCAAATCCGTAAATATAAAACCAAAGTCAACCGCAAATTCCGGCAAGAAGGCAGTGTCAAGCAGCTTTTCCATGATGTGAATGGTCAGGCTGACCAGACGCAGAATGAAGTGGATGACAGCATTGAGATCGTGCGCACCAAGCGCTTTAATCTGAAGCCAATGGATGCTGAGGAAGCTGTTTTGCAAATGGATCTCTTGGGTCACAACTTTTTCGTCTTTTCCGATGCAGAAACGGAGAAAGTGAGCGTGGTCTACAAGCGTAAGGACGGCCGTTACGGTCTGATTCAACCGGAGTAA
- the flaG gene encoding flagellar protein FlaG produces the protein MGIEPVASSSLHLTSQRKAESDIRSQHREASQLPTEQRLSSPQLELTKEDLEKRIKGLNEFMQPAYKSLRFELHEELDRYFVRLIDLETQEVIREIPPEKLLDMYASMLEYVGLIVDEKV, from the coding sequence ATGGGAATCGAACCTGTGGCATCGTCATCACTGCATCTGACCTCACAGCGTAAAGCTGAGAGTGATATCCGTTCCCAGCATCGGGAAGCATCCCAGCTACCAACTGAACAGCGGCTAAGTTCACCACAATTGGAACTGACCAAAGAGGACCTGGAAAAGAGGATCAAAGGCCTGAACGAGTTTATGCAACCGGCCTATAAATCCCTGCGTTTTGAACTGCATGAAGAATTGGACCGCTATTTCGTGCGCCTGATTGACCTGGAAACCCAAGAAGTGATTCGGGAAATTCCTCCGGAAAAATTGTTGGATATGTATGCTTCCATGCTGGAATATGTTGGGCTGATTGTGGATGAAAAAGTTTAA
- the sigI gene encoding RNA polymerase sigma-I factor, translating into MTEMRPVVGCRIQERRSMNAIDLQTSITAAQRGDDTVRETLIRRYQPFILNTVGHICQRYVTWNDEEASIGLLAFNRAIETYQPSAGRTFLNYAYLLIKRDLIDYYRRENKKQHIPFDRDTEYDAEEPLYLKEHAVQSYHQDLQSAELVEEIIEFEHQLARFNIAFEELERVAPQHRDTRERLFQMADDFVRDEELVRHLFEKKRLPVSLFTKRTGYHPRTIERHRKYLITLIVLKSNPQWVHLSQFINRPAGNGGSS; encoded by the coding sequence ATGACAGAAATGAGGCCAGTTGTCGGGTGCCGGATACAGGAGAGACGCTCCATGAACGCTATTGACTTGCAAACATCTATCACAGCGGCACAACGAGGAGACGATACCGTCCGTGAAACATTGATCCGCCGTTACCAGCCGTTTATTTTAAATACAGTGGGTCATATTTGCCAGCGTTATGTGACCTGGAATGATGAAGAGGCCAGCATCGGACTGCTGGCTTTTAACCGTGCGATAGAGACGTATCAGCCCTCCGCTGGAAGAACATTTCTTAACTACGCCTATTTGTTGATCAAAAGGGATTTGATCGACTATTACCGCCGGGAAAACAAAAAGCAACACATCCCATTTGATAGAGATACAGAATATGACGCTGAGGAGCCGCTTTATCTAAAAGAACACGCTGTTCAATCCTACCATCAGGATTTACAGTCTGCAGAATTAGTGGAGGAGATTATAGAGTTTGAACATCAACTAGCCCGGTTTAACATCGCTTTTGAGGAATTGGAACGTGTTGCTCCCCAACACCGGGACACCCGGGAGCGCCTGTTTCAAATGGCCGACGATTTTGTGCGGGACGAAGAGCTGGTTCGGCACTTGTTTGAGAAAAAGCGCTTGCCTGTCTCCTTGTTTACCAAGCGAACTGGTTACCACCCTAGAACCATTGAACGGCATCGCAAGTATTTGATTACCTTAATTGTACTCAAATCAAATCCGCAGTGGGTGCATCTCTCCCAGTTTATCAACAGGCCCGCTGGAAATGGGGGATCATCATGA
- a CDS encoding sensor domain-containing protein, translating to MVRKGNQSVQADAHIVSPKLGQALAKSGQQIFNILENTQDGFIALNQQWEFIYLNQSIERLFNIDRFSLFGKNIWRTFPQLKGSKFYTESTHASRSQTVRSFTELYPALNRRYEVTVYPSQDILVIYFRDMTGQQRTQSIQHDVVSYGEKSNPHVYHKQDMNFDQLRGILLENELHHALAKKQFRVYYQPQIDTTTRSICGMEALIRWQHPSLGLVPPNEFLPLTEANGLIRSIGEWVLQTACQQAKVWQQQGFSPIQVSVNFSAIQFQQDHLADMVQQILDHTRLAPSQLRVEITESAMMASLEHTAQILNQLRSLGIQIVIDDFGTCYSSLQYLKDFPVDMIKIDRSFIKDIQNRYKDQEIVRAVIELAHRLGVKVCAEGVEDEDQFNLLKNLGCDEAQGFLFSRPIPPEQIRQLLHTR from the coding sequence ATGGTAAGAAAGGGAAACCAGTCAGTCCAAGCAGATGCTCATATAGTCAGCCCTAAATTGGGACAAGCCCTCGCTAAGTCAGGGCAACAAATCTTTAACATCTTAGAAAATACACAAGACGGGTTTATCGCCCTTAACCAGCAGTGGGAATTCATCTATCTTAATCAATCAATAGAACGTCTGTTTAATATTGACCGCTTCAGCCTGTTTGGCAAAAATATATGGCGTACCTTTCCTCAGCTGAAGGGCAGCAAGTTTTACACAGAGTCCACCCATGCTTCCAGGAGTCAGACAGTAAGGAGCTTCACAGAACTATATCCTGCTCTGAACCGGCGGTATGAAGTAACCGTTTACCCTTCCCAAGATATTTTGGTTATCTACTTCAGGGACATGACAGGACAGCAGCGTACCCAATCTATACAGCATGATGTTGTGTCCTATGGAGAGAAGAGTAATCCACACGTATATCATAAGCAAGATATGAATTTTGACCAGTTGAGGGGCATACTGTTAGAAAACGAGTTGCATCATGCGCTGGCAAAAAAACAATTCCGTGTCTATTACCAGCCCCAAATCGATACCACCACAAGATCCATTTGTGGAATGGAAGCCCTGATCCGCTGGCAGCACCCTAGTCTGGGACTAGTGCCACCCAATGAATTCTTGCCTCTGACAGAAGCCAATGGATTAATCAGGTCCATTGGTGAGTGGGTATTACAGACTGCCTGTCAGCAAGCAAAAGTGTGGCAGCAACAGGGCTTCAGCCCAATCCAGGTGTCCGTCAATTTCTCAGCCATCCAATTTCAACAGGATCATTTGGCTGATATGGTGCAGCAAATCCTGGACCACACCAGACTGGCGCCTTCCCAGTTGAGAGTGGAGATCACCGAATCAGCGATGATGGCCAGTTTGGAACACACAGCGCAGATATTAAATCAATTAAGAAGTTTGGGGATCCAGATCGTGATTGACGATTTTGGCACCTGTTATTCTTCTTTGCAATATTTAAAAGACTTTCCCGTGGACATGATCAAAATCGACCGCTCTTTTATCAAAGATATCCAGAACCGTTACAAAGACCAAGAAATTGTCAGAGCCGTTATCGAATTGGCCCACCGTTTGGGTGTCAAAGTGTGTGCTGAAGGTGTGGAAGACGAGGATCAATTCAATTTGCTTAAGAATCTCGGCTGTGATGAGGCTCAAGGCTTCCTATTCAGCCGCCCCATTCCCCCTGAACAGATACGGCAATTGCTGCACACACGCTGA
- a CDS encoding flagellar hook-associated protein 2, giving the protein MRIAGLASGMDINQIVNDLMRAERIPMDKLFQRREWLSWQRDAYREMTLALRNFRDTYANMRLQSTFIALQATSSDSSGLKATATASAVAGTYTVDVLQLAKGAEIRSENRVTDNEGNVVQSSTKIFEAMGRDSEADSFTIKVSVENGTTTRTAEIIITKDDTFASLARKLSQASVTEDGKEVSLGLQASFDNTLGRFFISTRDTGADMKLTIEDGVDGGGNSIEFIDRYILGRTDETAFTGQASGEGQNAQLKFDDIDDVIESSTNTISVRGLTLTLHQTGNYTVSVQSNPDQVFDQIKSFVDAYNELIDMINVRLNEPRYRDYPPLTDEQREALSETEAKRWDERARSGLLRNDPILRQVLVDLRQAWTNPVEGIPAGQLRQLAEIGITTTSNWRDGGKLEINETKLREAIAERPDEVMALFTQAPQEDGNREQMGIGRRIYQVVGDSINRLRDRAGSPGVTAADQSVLGRQLRDVEDQLARWEDRLARIEERYWRQFTAMEKAMQQMNEQSMFLLTNFFGMQGF; this is encoded by the coding sequence ATGCGCATTGCAGGTTTGGCCTCGGGTATGGATATTAATCAGATTGTCAATGATTTGATGCGGGCCGAGAGAATCCCGATGGACAAGCTATTCCAGCGGCGTGAATGGCTCAGTTGGCAGCGGGATGCCTATCGGGAAATGACTTTGGCCCTGCGTAACTTTAGGGACACTTATGCCAACATGCGTTTGCAATCCACGTTTATAGCCTTACAGGCCACCAGTTCAGATTCAAGCGGTTTAAAAGCGACGGCAACTGCTTCTGCTGTAGCCGGAACTTACACGGTTGACGTGTTACAGTTAGCCAAAGGGGCCGAAATACGTTCTGAGAATCGGGTAACAGACAATGAGGGCAATGTAGTTCAATCTTCAACCAAGATCTTTGAAGCTATGGGACGTGATTCCGAAGCGGACAGCTTTACCATCAAGGTGAGCGTAGAGAATGGCACAACGACTCGCACAGCTGAGATCATCATCACCAAAGATGACACCTTTGCCTCGTTGGCCCGTAAACTGTCACAGGCCTCGGTCACAGAGGACGGCAAAGAGGTCTCCTTGGGGCTGCAGGCATCCTTTGATAACACTCTGGGTCGTTTCTTCATCAGCACCCGTGATACAGGGGCAGATATGAAATTGACCATCGAAGATGGCGTGGATGGTGGTGGCAACTCTATTGAGTTTATCGATCGATACATCCTGGGTCGCACGGATGAGACTGCTTTTACGGGACAGGCAAGCGGTGAAGGGCAAAACGCACAGCTTAAATTTGATGACATTGATGACGTGATTGAAAGCTCAACCAACACCATCTCGGTGCGCGGCCTGACACTCACCTTGCATCAGACTGGGAATTATACCGTCTCGGTTCAGTCCAATCCGGATCAGGTCTTTGACCAGATTAAATCGTTTGTCGATGCCTATAATGAACTAATCGACATGATCAATGTAAGATTGAATGAACCCCGCTACCGGGATTATCCCCCGCTAACGGATGAACAGCGGGAAGCGTTATCAGAGACAGAAGCCAAGCGCTGGGATGAGCGGGCCCGAAGCGGATTGTTGCGCAACGATCCCATCTTGCGCCAGGTATTGGTTGATCTGCGTCAAGCGTGGACCAACCCGGTTGAGGGCATTCCTGCCGGACAACTGCGCCAACTGGCTGAAATCGGCATTACCACCACGTCCAACTGGCGGGATGGGGGCAAGCTGGAGATTAACGAAACCAAATTGCGCGAGGCGATCGCTGAGCGGCCTGATGAAGTGATGGCCTTATTCACCCAGGCCCCCCAAGAAGACGGTAATCGGGAACAAATGGGCATCGGGCGGCGCATTTATCAGGTGGTGGGTGACAGCATCAACCGCCTCAGAGACCGGGCTGGTTCTCCGGGCGTGACGGCAGCCGATCAAAGTGTGCTGGGCCGGCAACTGCGTGACGTGGAAGATCAGCTTGCCCGCTGGGAAGACCGTTTAGCACGCATAGAAGAGCGTTACTGGCGCCAGTTTACCGCCATGGAAAAAGCGATGCAGCAAATGAATGAACAAAGCATGTTCCTCTTAACCAACTTCTTTGGCATGCAAGGTTTTTAA